The Streptomyces sp. SS1-1 genome has a segment encoding these proteins:
- a CDS encoding helix-turn-helix domain-containing protein codes for MTDGFEGPGATVTAALPAVVARVTALADRLDVPHTEVFDTGRLSVASGVPESVVKALLSGRPAGEPDVQARFLQRLDLLRRTRLKPNGRRYTQQEIADGAGMSRQQAGALINGDRRPTMEHCDAIQRFFRVHAGFLTAEDPEALAGALQRTEQDLLQRLAEREAAQTAEDPLERLLQDHGVRGIAWRAAQLPTDQHRDKVAEWLDMLLESVKRPES; via the coding sequence TTTGAGGGCCCTGGCGCCACGGTGACGGCCGCGCTGCCCGCCGTCGTCGCCCGCGTCACCGCGCTCGCCGACCGGCTCGACGTGCCGCACACGGAGGTGTTCGACACCGGCCGGCTCTCCGTCGCCTCCGGTGTCCCGGAGTCCGTCGTCAAGGCCCTGCTGAGCGGCCGGCCCGCGGGCGAGCCGGACGTCCAGGCCCGCTTCCTCCAGCGGCTCGACCTTCTGCGCCGCACCCGCCTGAAGCCGAACGGCCGCAGGTACACCCAGCAGGAGATCGCCGACGGCGCCGGCATGTCCCGTCAGCAGGCGGGCGCGCTCATCAACGGCGACCGGCGGCCCACCATGGAGCACTGCGACGCCATCCAGCGCTTCTTCCGGGTGCACGCCGGCTTCCTGACCGCCGAGGACCCCGAGGCGCTGGCCGGCGCGCTCCAGCGCACCGAGCAGGACCTGCTGCAGAGACTCGCGGAGCGCGAGGCGGCCCAGACCGCCGAGGATCCGCTGGAGCGGCTCCTGCAGGACCACGGTGTGCGCGGCATCGCCTGGCGGGCCGCCCAGCTCCCCACCGACCAGCACCGCGACAAGGTCGCCGAGTGGCTGGACATGCTCCTGGAGAGCGTCAAGCGGCCCGAGTCGTGA